TCCGTGCTGGTATCAGCTTTTGTTGCCCTCACGCTGTCGCCAATGCTAAGTGCCTACCTGTTAAAAAAACAAGAAAAGCCCAACTGGTTACAACGTAAAACAGAGCCATTCTTTATCCAACTCAACAATGCCTACGCTCAGCTACTGAAGCGCTTCATGAAAGCCCGCTGGCTGGCATGGGTATTCTTGTTGGGCGGCGGCGTACTTATCTATTTCGTTGGGCAGAAGTTGCCTTCTGAGTTGGCGCCCATCGAAGACCGCTCCAACATGAACCTGATAGCAATAGCGCCGGAAGGAGTATCCTTCGACTACATGAAAAAGCAGATGACAGCAGTCGGTAAGTACGTCAATGATTCCACTGATGGCCTTTACCAAACTTATAGTATGGTGGCAGTTTCTTTCATCCCGGCGCCGGCGCCTACAAGTTTTGCCGTACAGAGTATTTATCTGAAAGAACCGAAGGAACGTAAAGCATCCGTACAGGACCTATATAATAAATATGCGGCTGCATCCGGCAACTTCAGGGGGCTACTGCTATTCCCTTACCTCCCGCCTACTATTGGAACACGTTATGGCGGTGGCATGCCGTTGCAATTTGTATTGCAAGGGCCAACGCTGGACACGGTTTCAGCAACATTGAACAAATTCCTGCAGGCCGCGCGGCAGAGCAGTAAACTGATGTTCGTGGATGCAGACTTGAAAATCAATAAACCGGAATTGCAAATCAGTATCGACCGCCAGAAAGCGGCCCTCATGGGTGTATCTATTCAGGAAGTTGCCCGGGCACTTCAGCTTTCGCTTTCTGGCCAGCGTTATGGCTACTTTTTGCGTAATGACCGCCAGTATGAGGTCATAGGCCAGCTGGAGCGCGAAAACAGAAGCAAGATCAGTGACCTCAAATCAATTTATGTAAGGTCCGTTGGTGGAGAAATGATTTCGCTGGATAACCTGGTAACCATCAAAGAAAGCATTAGCCCCGCAGCTATCTACCGTTATGACCAATACACTTCCGCCACGGTTTCGGCTGGATTGGCGCCAGGAGTAAGCCTTGCAGAAGGGATTGAAGAGATGAAGCGCATCCAGCAACAAACACTCGGTGTTAATTTCAAGACGTCCCTTGCAGGGCAGTCGAGAGACTACGAGGAAAGCCAGGGCAATATTGCCTTTACGCTGTTATTGGCATTGCTGCTCATCTATATGATTCTTGCCGCCCAGTTTGAAAGCCTCCGCGATCCGCTGATCATTATGCTCACAGTCCCTATGGCAGTGACAGGGGCGCTACTTAGCCTCAGTTGGTTCGGTCAAAGCCTGAATGTATTCAGCCAGATCGGTATCATCACATTGGTAGGACTTATCACCAAAAATGGGATACTTATAGTGGAATTTGCTAACCATCTGAAAGATACGGGGCTTTCCAAATTTGAAGCTGCCATTCAGGCGGCAGAACAACGTTTCCGTCCAATCCTGATGACTTCATTGGCCATGATATTTGGTGCATTGCCAATTGCGATGACGCACAACAGCCGCCAGTCGCTGGGTATTGTCATAGCGGGTGGGCTCATCTTTGCCGGCATCCTGACACTGTTCATTATCCCCGCGGTGTATTCCTATCTCTCCAGTAGCAGGCGCCGTAAAGTGGCCGAAGAAGAGCCAGATCCGGTATTGGATACAGCAGAAACAGAATAGGCAGGCTGACAACTAAAAACAAAAACAATGAAACGAAGCAAATTCATTATACCACTGCTGCTTGTTGCCCTTCATGGCAGTGCGCAGACAGTAAAAAGGATAAGCCTTTCCGAGGCGCTATCGATGGCTGCCAAAGGCAACCGGCAGTTGCAGATCCAGGTGTTGGAGGAAGTGTATCAAAAAGACGTTACTAAAGAATCAAGGAGCAAACTCTTGCCTAACGTGGCAGCGGGCGGCAGCTATCTTCGTTATTTCGACCGGCAGATTATCTTTCTTCCCGGCTCCTTTGCTGGCACGGTAAAGCCCGTTCAGGACGTAGCCGTGGGTGGAAAGAACGCCTTCAATGGGGTGGTTTCCGCCAGTCAGCCATTGCTTAATGAGAGTGCGCGTAGGCAAACAAAGGCAGCGGTTTATGGCGAAAAAATCCAGCGGGAAAAGACTGCCGACCTGGAAGGTAGCCTCGGTATGGAAATATCCCTTGCCTATTTTGATATGCTTTTCATGCAATCCCAGATCGCCCTTCAGCAACAAAGCCTGGTGCGCAATGAAAAAGCGTTGAAAGACACACGTTCCTTATTCGCACAAGGACGCAGCATGAAACAGGATACGCTCAGGGCCTTTATTGCTGTGGAAAACCTTCGATCATCGATCTCTTACCTGCGCAATAATCTTGAAGTAGCAGGCATTCACCTGAATAGGCTGATGGGGGTCGACAACACAACACTGGTAGAACTATCTGATACCCTTATCCCTGAAATGCCTACAGAAAGCACTTCCGGGCTGGAGAACGTTATGACCGCTGCTAAGCAGCGGCGCAATGATATGGCTATGCAGAAACTGGAAACCGAAAAGAGTGGGTTGGAACTGGCCGTGGCAAAAGCAGAACGGCTGCCGCAAATAGCTGCCATTGGGCAATATCAGTTGCAGGCCCAGGCAGATAATTTCAGACTTGGGGGGTATGTTTGGCCTCCCACCTCTTTCGTCGGAATACAGATTTCCATGCCCATCTTTGCCGGCAACCGGGTAAAAGCGAAAGTTAGCCAGGCAGCGGTCCGGATCAAACAGGAAGTCATCGCACAGGAAGACCTTGAACAGTCGGTCAGGTCAGAACTGGCATCCCTGCTTTCGCAATGGAAGGAAGCAAATGAGCAACTGGGTATCCAGCAAAAGACCGTTGAGCTTGCAGAACTCAGCTACACCATGATGGACGACCGTTACAGAAATGGCCTCAGCACCAGGTTGGAATTAACAGATGCTGAACTGGCGTTCACCCAGGCAAAGCTCAATCACCTGCAAGCCATCTATCACCATAAGGTAATACAGGTCAGGCTCCAACGGGCACAGGGCCTGCTACAACTTCAATAAATGTATTCACACAAATTATCGAAAATATGATTTCAGAAACAATAATCGTTCCCATACAGGCAACGCCTTATCCAAAACGATGGGCGGCCCTCATCTTGCTTTGCACAGCAGAATTTATTGTGATTATGGACACCTCGATTATTGGGGTGGCGCTACCGGCCATTAAAAATGACCTGGGCTATACCCAGTCCGGCCTACAATGGATTTTCAACGCATATGTTATCTTCTTTGGCGGCTTCCTACTATTGGGTGGTAGACTGTCCGACCTATTTGGCGCCCGCAAAATATTTATGTGGGGTTTTGCCATTCTTTCAGCAGCTTCGCTGCTGGCTGGCACTGCCTGGTCCGAGGCATCATTGAATGTTGGCAGGGCATCGCAGGGATTAGGGTCAGCCCTGATAGCCCCGTCTGCACTTACCTTACTATTGGCTAAGTTTACAGACCCGAAAGAATTGAATAAAGCTCTTGGTTTTTGGGGCGCCTCTGCCGCAGCCGGCGGGTCTGCCGGCGTGTTTCTCGGTGGCGCGATTACTCAATGGCTTTCCTGGCATTGGGTATTCCTGATTAACATTCCCATCGGGCTTGTCGTACTTTTCCTCAGCCCTTCTCTTTTATTTAAAGGTAAATGCCGTAAAGGAAGTATTGATCTTGGGGGCGCTATCCTGGCCACCGCGGCATTCGTGCTAATGGTATATGCCATCGTAGCTGCGGAAAGTGTGGGCTGGCAATCACTTCAGACCTGCGGATTACTGCTTTTATCAGTAGTACTATTGATCGCTTTTGTATCTATGCAGAAAGGCAGAAAAGAACCTTTAATGCCTCTATCGATTTTTAAGGCGTTCAATCTTTCGGCAGGTAACATCGTGATGGCCCTGATGGCGGCAGCCTGGATACCATTATGGTTTTTCTTGAACCTGTATCTGCAACAAATCCTTCATTTCCCGGCATTCAACAGTGGGCTGGCTTTATTGCCAATGACCATTACTATCATGCTGTTTATGGTCATCATTACCGTGAAGCTAATGGCGGGGTTTGGCATCAAGCGTAATCTTGTTGCCGGAATGTTGGCGCTGACCGTTTCCCTGCTGCTTTTCAGCATGGCACCTGTTGATGGCAGTTTTGTAGCACATGTATTGCCTGCGTCATTACTTGGTGCTGTCGGTATGTCGCTGGCATATATTCCGGGGACAGTTGCATCGATTTCAGGTGCAAAACCAGAAGAATCCGGATTGGCTTCAGGTCTGGTCAATACCAGCTACCAGATTGGTTCCGCATTAGGTCTTGCCGTTATTGTAGCGATATCATCGGCGAAAACAAACATCCTGAAAATTGGCGGGCAAACAGATACGGAAGCCCTGAACGGAGGCTTTCAAACGGCATTTCTTGCTGCTGCAGCAGTTAGCCTGATAGGTACTATCGTGGCGGCAATCGCCATTAAAAAAGCGCCACAGCCATGAAAAAGAAGAAGAACCGTGGCGCAGGCATCGTTACGTTCATAGATTAAAAATAGTTCGGTAGTCGATTAGATGAGACAGTTGAAGTGGATAGAATATTTTTATTCACCATTGCGTGACTACCGAACTATTGATACTACGTTATGTATCGTTATGGTACTATTTTAAGAAGTAAAGTTGTTCCTACCAACCTCAGCTTTCATGTAACCCCACTTCGTAGATGGCATTCCCCTCTTTGACATCCTCCCCGGTAATATAACAACCACTTAATCATTTTTTACGGATCGAACAGATTAATTAAACCTTTGACAATTAAACTATTATAGTCAATTTAAAGGTACTGTTGTTGGCATATTGTGTAAATATCCCTTGCTGGTATGGTATTTATGATCAGTTAACTATGCAACTGTCATCATGAGAAGCATTAATTCCATCATACTGGCCTTATTCTACCTCTGTTTTACCAATGGGGTCACTGTTTACCAGCATTATTGTATGGGAGAGCTTGAAAACGTCAGTCTTTTTCACGGCCGGGAGAGCTCTTGTAGTAAATGCGGAATGAAAAAACATACTGCAACAAACAATGGATGTTGTAAAGATGTTGCGTTAATCAGCGAAAAATCGGGTGACTTTCATACCTATTCATTGGTTTCAACAGGGTTTAATGTTCCTGTATTGCTTATATCTTTGCAGTCTTATGTGAATGAATCTGTATTGTATCTACAGGACTCAGTAAAGGGCATATATATTCCACATGGCCCACCCCTGATAAAGAATCAACCGCTATTCCTTATCTATGACAATTTCCGTATTTGATTTCCACGGACAATAAGGTACGCCAGCCTGTGCTGGTAAATATTACCGTTTGTTATTGGGAGCCTGCCTGCCCAGATTTCTGATCACTATTTTGATTCTTTACCCGTAAAATTCATGTTATGAAACCCGTTGTACAATTTGCTATAGGAGCAATCCTGGTGTCTTCAATTATCGCCTGTTCAAAGGATGATAAAACCCAGATCAGGCACGATGAAGATAAAATGATGATGATCATGCATGAAATGGATAAAAAAATGGATACTATGAAAATGACAATGGATATAGACCATGATTTTTCCATGATGATGATCCTGCACCATCAAACGGCCATTGATATGGCAAAAGAGCTGCTTAATAGTGGCAAAGACTCAACCCTAAAACGTATTGCTCAGAAAATAATAGAAATGCAGTCTCTGGAAACCAGCCAGTTTCAAGTATTTCTTGCCGGTCATATGAAGGTGCCACATAATATTAATGGAGAGCAGCATATGCAGCTGATGATGTCTATGGAAAAAATGGCACGACAGGCAGACCTGGAACTTTTCACAGGAGGCGTTGATAACGACTTTGCCACATTGATGATTCCGCATCATCAAAGCGCAATGGACATGGCTGAAATAGAGGCTCATGCGGGTCATGATACTGCACCAATGAACCTGGCTGCTAAAATTAAGGTAGATCAGCAAATGGAAATTAAGGAGTTGCAGGAATGGTTACTTAACCACAGAAAATGAGTAAATACCAGAGAATATGAAGACACTAATATTATCTGTAAGCATGTTGTTGTTATCTGTTTTTGTTGTGCATGCACAGCATGAGCATCATATGAAAAAAAAGGATACAAGCAACCCCCCGAAACCAATACAGGACAGCGCAATGGGAAAAATGCAGCACATGCAGGGGAAGGAAAGCATGGATATGTCAATGGATATTCCAATGAGCCATGCTTTTTCGCTTAATCTTCCGATGAACAGAAATGGCTCCGGCACTGGATGGTTGCCGGACGCATCTCCAATGTACGGTTACATGATGCATTCCAAAAAATGGATGTATATGATCCACGGTAACTTATTTCTGCGATATACTAATCAGGATATAGGAAATAAAGGCTCCAGGGGTAACGATAAATTTGACGCTCCCAACTGGTTTATGCTGATGGCGCAGCGCAAAGTCGGAGCCAAAGGACTGTTTCATTATAACGTCATGGTATCGCTCGACAGGCTCACTGAAGGAGGTGCGGGATATCCCTTACTATTTCAGTCTGGTGAAAGCTGGAAAGGAAAGCCTTTAGTGGACCGGCAGCATCCGCATGATCTGTTTTCTGAATTATCAGTCAGCTATTCATACGCCTTTTCAAAAAATATAGATGCTTTCGCTTACTTCGGATATCCAGGAGAACCGGCATTGGGCTCCGTTGCATTTATGCACCGTCCATCCGCATTGGCTAATCCAGATGCCCCAATAAGTCATCATTGGAATGATGGAACCCATATCACCTTCGGAGTAGCAACGCTGGGTGTGCGCTTGGATAAATTTAAACTCGAAAGCTCACTTTTTACTGGTAGAGAACCGGATGAAAACAGGTACAATTTCGATAAGATGAGGTTCGATTCATGGAGTGGCAGGCTTTCCTTTAATCCTTCCCGGAACTGGGCATTCCAGGTATCACACGGATACATTAAAAGCCCGGAAGAACTTCATCCTGATGAAGACGTTAACCGCACCACTGCTTCTGCTATTTTCAGCCTGCCATTGAAAAATGATAGCTGGATCAATGTAACAACACTATGGGGGCTGAATAAAACAGCCAGCCACGATGGAGAGAACGCGGCGCTGCTGGAAGGTGCTTTACGTTTGAAAAGAGCTGAGGTATACACCCGGTATGAATGGGTGCAGAAATCGGTGGAAGAATTGGACCTTGATCCGGTAAAATATGGAGAAGTAACACTTTTCCCGGTGAATGCACTCACTGCCGGCATCAGCTATGATCTGCTGAATATTTCAAAAACACGGCTTGCTTTGGGTGGACAATTCAGTGTGTTCTTTAATGAGAGGTCCCTGCACGACCTGTACGGCAAGAACCCTATGGCACTGGAAGTTTTTCTAAGGCTCTATCCTGGATTGATGAAAATGAGTATGAACCATAAATAGTATTTATATGAAAACAACAGAAGCAATGTCAACGCAACATTCCGTAAGTCATGGGAAAAGCTACAGGAAACTGTTACTAATGGCTATTCTTTCTTTTATTTCTATGTACATTCTGATGTATTCGATGGTTGATAAACTGTCTAATGTAATTCCTAACGTAAATCAGTTTTATATGGCTGGCCTGATGAGTAGTCCTATGATAATAATTGAAGTGATCTTAATGCGCACAATGTACATGAACAGGAAACTAAACACGCTGATCATTTCTATCAGTGGTATTGCACTAGTCCTATTCTTTGTACTCATCCGGCAGCAAGCTGCTGTTGCTGATAAGCAATTTCTAAAGTCAATGATTCCACATCATGCCGCCGCAATTTTAATGGCAAAGCAGGCTTCCATAACTGACCCGGAGATCAAAGAGTTATGCAGGACTATTATTTCAAGCC
The genomic region above belongs to Chitinophaga sp. 180180018-3 and contains:
- a CDS encoding efflux RND transporter permease subunit, which gives rise to MNLPTLSIKKPVLGGVFSVLIIIMGLVGWKNLGIREFPLTEAPVISVVTFYPGASPDVIASKITKPIEESLAEAGGVRTISSESREQASVISVEFNRDVDLEDALNDVRDKVAKSRNQLPADVDPPIVEKASSADNLVAFLEVESDTKDIKEVSHLAATVIKDRMQSIPGINRVAVVGEHKYAMRLRFDPVKLAAYRLTPEDIRQALLRENMDLPSGKIEGNNTELTVRTMGRLTTAEDFNEMIIKQSGASVIRLKDIGFAELGEHNERTAIINETGNANRVGIGIAIQIQRGANAIEVVDEFYRRLDQLRSEIPKDYRLIVGFDFTKPVRESIKEVEETLFIAFGLVVLIIFLFLRDWRSTIIPVLAIPVSILSAFFIMYIAGFSINVLTLLGLVLAIGLVVDDAIVVLENIYKKVEEGMTPVQAAFKGSKEIYFAVISTTITLAAVFLPIVFMGGISGQLFKEFAIVVSGSVLVSAFVALTLSPMLSAYLLKKQEKPNWLQRKTEPFFIQLNNAYAQLLKRFMKARWLAWVFLLGGGVLIYFVGQKLPSELAPIEDRSNMNLIAIAPEGVSFDYMKKQMTAVGKYVNDSTDGLYQTYSMVAVSFIPAPAPTSFAVQSIYLKEPKERKASVQDLYNKYAAASGNFRGLLLFPYLPPTIGTRYGGGMPLQFVLQGPTLDTVSATLNKFLQAARQSSKLMFVDADLKINKPELQISIDRQKAALMGVSIQEVARALQLSLSGQRYGYFLRNDRQYEVIGQLERENRSKISDLKSIYVRSVGGEMISLDNLVTIKESISPAAIYRYDQYTSATVSAGLAPGVSLAEGIEEMKRIQQQTLGVNFKTSLAGQSRDYEESQGNIAFTLLLALLLIYMILAAQFESLRDPLIIMLTVPMAVTGALLSLSWFGQSLNVFSQIGIITLVGLITKNGILIVEFANHLKDTGLSKFEAAIQAAEQRFRPILMTSLAMIFGALPIAMTHNSRQSLGIVIAGGLIFAGILTLFIIPAVYSYLSSSRRRKVAEEEPDPVLDTAETE
- a CDS encoding TolC family protein, which encodes MKRSKFIIPLLLVALHGSAQTVKRISLSEALSMAAKGNRQLQIQVLEEVYQKDVTKESRSKLLPNVAAGGSYLRYFDRQIIFLPGSFAGTVKPVQDVAVGGKNAFNGVVSASQPLLNESARRQTKAAVYGEKIQREKTADLEGSLGMEISLAYFDMLFMQSQIALQQQSLVRNEKALKDTRSLFAQGRSMKQDTLRAFIAVENLRSSISYLRNNLEVAGIHLNRLMGVDNTTLVELSDTLIPEMPTESTSGLENVMTAAKQRRNDMAMQKLETEKSGLELAVAKAERLPQIAAIGQYQLQAQADNFRLGGYVWPPTSFVGIQISMPIFAGNRVKAKVSQAAVRIKQEVIAQEDLEQSVRSELASLLSQWKEANEQLGIQQKTVELAELSYTMMDDRYRNGLSTRLELTDAELAFTQAKLNHLQAIYHHKVIQVRLQRAQGLLQLQ
- a CDS encoding MFS transporter, which gives rise to MISETIIVPIQATPYPKRWAALILLCTAEFIVIMDTSIIGVALPAIKNDLGYTQSGLQWIFNAYVIFFGGFLLLGGRLSDLFGARKIFMWGFAILSAASLLAGTAWSEASLNVGRASQGLGSALIAPSALTLLLAKFTDPKELNKALGFWGASAAAGGSAGVFLGGAITQWLSWHWVFLINIPIGLVVLFLSPSLLFKGKCRKGSIDLGGAILATAAFVLMVYAIVAAESVGWQSLQTCGLLLLSVVLLIAFVSMQKGRKEPLMPLSIFKAFNLSAGNIVMALMAAAWIPLWFFLNLYLQQILHFPAFNSGLALLPMTITIMLFMVIITVKLMAGFGIKRNLVAGMLALTVSLLLFSMAPVDGSFVAHVLPASLLGAVGMSLAYIPGTVASISGAKPEESGLASGLVNTSYQIGSALGLAVIVAISSAKTNILKIGGQTDTEALNGGFQTAFLAAAAVSLIGTIVAAIAIKKAPQP
- a CDS encoding DUF305 domain-containing protein; the encoded protein is MKPVVQFAIGAILVSSIIACSKDDKTQIRHDEDKMMMIMHEMDKKMDTMKMTMDIDHDFSMMMILHHQTAIDMAKELLNSGKDSTLKRIAQKIIEMQSLETSQFQVFLAGHMKVPHNINGEQHMQLMMSMEKMARQADLELFTGGVDNDFATLMIPHHQSAMDMAEIEAHAGHDTAPMNLAAKIKVDQQMEIKELQEWLLNHRK
- a CDS encoding DUF305 domain-containing protein, which encodes MKTTEAMSTQHSVSHGKSYRKLLLMAILSFISMYILMYSMVDKLSNVIPNVNQFYMAGLMSSPMIIIEVILMRTMYMNRKLNTLIISISGIALVLFFVLIRQQAAVADKQFLKSMIPHHAAAILMAKQASITDPEIKELCRTIISSQQAEIDQMKAKLKELNK